The following DNA comes from Megalobrama amblycephala isolate DHTTF-2021 linkage group LG20, ASM1881202v1, whole genome shotgun sequence.
agacattctTTTTTGTtactaacatttaatttaaccattaaaggcagggtaggtaagaaattttgttccaaatttgtttaaactttctatatatatacatgcataattaaaatgtaagaactctgataaaaagagtataaaaatcgagtgactctacaccgtttaatctgtattaaacacagctcattatttccatccgggacgaaacataggattggcttaggcggctgtcactctctcgcaaccatggcaaccacccttttgccacacatgacctgcccacttgcgcgcgcacgtttgatttggggaattcaagaggcatggatcctaggaataccaaaacaatggcagagaaacagcaagcaaaattcacagtaccggtctatgcagttagtgaaggcaaaccaggcaaaaaaggaagacagtaacagtacaagaaaaggcaatgaacaaaaagtctttggataaacaaagaaatagtTAATATCGGGGAactgcaatatgtaagaattttggagtaaaatatccaaaaaccactaggccagtgttatatattttgttcacttgataactaaatacatgtacttaaaatatcccaaatgtttccaactatttttaaatcgtgagaaaattgcatttttagccaaggctccgggacatgtgaggagtcgcctgtcaactgtgtcatacctgcgttaccctcggtttctggttttattttgtagaaaccatggaaacaccaaagacgctttaatatttacatgttttaaaggggtgatgaactgagaaatcaaattttccttaaGCTTTTAACATATAAAAGGTCATCATACTTGATGTAAGTACTCCAGTaagttttagagctgaaaacttccttgttagtccaataaaagcttttattgacaccagacccagcaaaCAACAGGTTTTTCAAAGTGGGGATCAATGAtgtcaaagggcagcaagcccgaaggcgattcatctgcgatatgaacgcgatattgcgtggcttgtcagtgaactacggctctttctattaaatgccgctccatttgaaagcaggtgatggcgatttagcggtaatcagggaaccggctttactgacgaaatgcgcgtgacaatcgcatgtgatatatcggtcagccctattatttttagtaacagtaatacagcattttctccatcatagagtatgtttaaaaattaattgcatgccatttatctacacaagccatccagtatttaataggatattctaatatcgatctagcttacttcagtgtgcaacaagtgtctcacagcagccactgagcgaacgcacagagtaacgttataacataattttcaacactctcaaatatatctaatatgataaacagagctgtgttacctcatactcatgactggaaaagcggaagcagcgcttGCGactaataaaagttccgctgctcgtgaggcgtgtgttgcgcagtcgctccagtggcctcgttcagctcccacaacactcggtcctgctctgcttcatactacagtaacactaataatcgcatccatgaacatgatttcttcccgagtcctatcccaattgttTTCCACCGGccgtgaggtgaagaccacatgtcccaagattctgtgCTCAAatttggcgtcatcaagctacacctttgttttgaataggcctctagtggacagaaaatcttacatattgcatctttaacattagttaactacattagttaacatgaactaataatgaactgcacttctacagcctttattaatctttgttaatgttaatttcgacatttactaatacattattaaaatcttgttaacattagttaatgcactgtgaactaacatgaatgaacaactgtttttgcattaaataatgttaaagaagattagtaaatacagtaacaaatgtattgctcatgattagttcatgttagttaatacattaacttactgtttaactaatgaacctagCCTAATATTTTTAAAGACTATTGTTGATTGTTCTGTTTTCTGTCAGTTCTGAAGATAAGAGGCATTTCTATAGGAATCATCTGGTGCTGGAAAGCCCTGCTGCATCCTGTGAGGTGAAGGTAAGGAAAGCTGGAAATAAACTCCACGCTCTCTTCACAAACACTCAAACTGATGTCTGTTGGCTCAGCATCATGTGTGGTGTCTCCGTACAGCTGCTTTCTCTCGGTGGCCGCTCCTCTGTGGCTATCACCCATGTGGGTGTGGGACTGGAGACGCTCAAGGACAAACAAGGTGGCCCGAGTGCAGACCCAGGCATCGACCTTCAGCGTGTGCAGACTATGATGAAGGAGATGGGCACCACCCTTTCACCAGGAGCACAGAACCTCATGGAGCTGGTGCAGTGCCAGCAAAAGGTCTGGATCCAGCTTCTTATTACAGCATATTCACTTTTTAACATGGTTGATATATTACATACTTGATATATTGCATAGTATGCACACATTTTCCATTGTGGAATGAATCTCACTTCATTTAGggcttttattaataaaaagaaattagagatgcaccgattgatcGGCCAGGGGTCGGAATCGGCCGATTTTCCTCATGATCGGCCTGGATCGGTGATCTGCCGATCAGTCTCACTTCTTACCGATTCCGAGCCGATCTTTTTTgttaccagcggcacaggcaataacGTCAAATGCGCGTTCCCGCTCTCTTCTCTGTTACGTGAAATGACACACACCCGCGcgggcgcctcctctctctctctctcgcctcattcgctccggttaaATAATGCTTACTGCacataattttagtcattcccgcaggtttcgcgGTCACACCGAAAGCGCACGctccactgatctatattagtgAAGTGAacaagccacgctcagtctcaaacagacTCACAAGTACCAAAATAAGCGCCTTCCTGCGctcaaactgtcaaatacatacacaagtatgtcaaaaccagcggcacaggcaatcttggcgagTATACAGATGAACACTGTCAGTTTTgaatcgttaaatagctaagaaagtgaaccCATTTCGTGTGTAACATTATTGGGTCTGTTGAACaccgttcataaactcttaaagggacagcagaccaatattcctgctgttgtctgtcatgttaatcaaagaacaaaagacaaagaaaatcagtttcagctcttgactgaatatgttttataactttaatggtaagaattgatctgtattaatatttacaataaagactacagaaattaaggtaaccaatgtaaaataatactgaatgtgtcattttacatttgattactttattttctgtagtatttcttacctgaatagaaacccagttaacccaaaaaactttcatagctctcttttaatctattgcatttatttgagctgtttatattttattactgacttttacttgtttttttgtttatgaaaataaaactttgcattgaagaaaagtagatttttgtttgtatatgttgtcaattatagttcttagaaagaaaatcggaatTGGCAAAAATCGGTATTGGACGATCTCACTAACAAAAAATcggaaatcggaatcggccaagaaaattgcaatcggtgcatctctaaaagaaatataatataatatagataGATAATAAATAGAGCTGGGCGGTATGACGGTATATATCGTTACCACAGTTTAAAGTGTCTATCGTTCGAgattttactattttgtttatTTCGCGGCATGTAAATATGTCCGCTTAGCACAGTACTACTAAAAGTTATATACATATAAGAGTGATAAAGAAACATGCATGAATCAGAAAATAAAGAATGGGATGTTCTTGATGTCAAGAGATTTGCAATAAGCTATGAAAAAGAACTCGATGCACTCTTAGCATTTGTCAGCCTCATAGAAATGCACTAACAATCACCCATAACAACTTGGCAAACACATATCAGCAGAACCCAAACATTGTGGTGAGGTTTACATGGGTAAGTCCTGTTCCCACTGCCATTTTTATGTAGTATATTCTGCTGTTCAGCAAATTTTGGCCCTTTGGCATGAAACATTTCTTGTAGGCGTTTCTTGTAACAGTCTGTCAGTGTCTGACATCATTTTGTAGATATTTTTTGCCCACTCCTATTGGAGGGCTGTATGTGGTTATGATCTGTGCTTTATTTTGTTTACTTccagtaattatatatatatatatgatcagCATTGTTGCCTCAGCCCCAGACAATGTCTTCATCATGCTTTACCACCATAtattactgtgaaatattacaatttaaaagaactgttttctatttaaatatattgtaaaatataatttattcctctgatatcacagctgaattttcagcatcattaatccagttctcactgtcacatgatccttcagaaatcaatgtaaTATTCTGCTCAACAGTCTTTGCTTTTCTTTAGTAAATAGTTCAAAATaactatttatttgaaatagaaatcttttgtaacattgtaaatgtatttagcgtcacttttgatcaattgaatgcgtCTTATTTACTGATACCTAGTGTATgaaagtttccacaaaaaatgctaaaatatattaaatagaaaacatttattttaaattgtaatatttcacaatattactatttttatattttatctatttgtattttcatcaaataaatgcagcctttgtgagcataagataTAAAGTAagcattgtttttaatttgataagtaaaatttattactgtatatttCAAATATGTTCTGTCATATACTCTTTTGTATATTTGGTATTTTTAGTTTTGCATTTTATCAGCATTATATATGTTTTGTCACCTCccttttttaaaacaattctCAAAAGGAGTTTTTTGGAGAATAGTTTCTTTGAAAGAAGAAATTGAAGAAGAAAAACTAGCCAGTACACAGCTTCATCACAACTGAACAATCACTCTTTGTGTGTGTCGTGTCCAGAATAAATCCGACATGCTGAATGGATTCATTCCTCTGCTCATGGGAGGTGGAGCTTTGGGCTGTCTGTCAAGAGGAGGTGTGGCTTCCAATGCCTCAGGGGCGGAGTCAGGCCCAAATCCATCGTCTGGCCTCGAGCAGCTTCTGTCTACCAGCAACCAGATGCCCGGTGCCATGTCTGCCCTGTTGAGCTCTGAAACTGGCACGATCAACCCAGACCTGCTTCCAATGCTGCAGAGCGTATGCGGTCAGGTCACACAGCTCCGTCTGGAGGAAGCCACATCTCCAGAGAGAAAGAAGAATGGAGAACGGTAAGTGTGAGTCATGTGTGGTTTTCAATAAACAGAGGTTCAATTACCACAGTTGTTGAAGCCACTCAAATGTTTGGTTGCGGGAACCAGCTCATCGTGGTAACAGTACTAATATGAATAATAGCAGCGATAAACACATGAGGTTTTATTACTTTTCAGCCTGTTTAGGATAAAGCAGTAGTTGACtccaaaatgtaaatatgtcCCTGAAGACTTTTTTGGAAACTGTATTAGATTATTTCTAACACAAAAGAAGTTGTTTTACAGAATCCAGAGTGCTCTATTTTAAGAGCTTTGGTGGAAAGGAACATTATCAGTGAACaatgggtctcattcactatCCAATGCAtgcacaaatgtgtgtgtgaaatctgCGTACAAACGTTTTCATGAACAAATCATGGTTCATTAATAACTTTT
Coding sequences within:
- the lg20h10orf88 gene encoding ATPase PAAT isoform X2, giving the protein MCEAVSLERAEEDSPCVVTLLCSPSSSAVISSLQVVSEARTIEVYSLSGEYCGTCRGEEVQRSHNDGSEDKRHFYRNHLVLESPAASCEVKLLSLGGRSSVAITHVGVGLETLKDKQGGPSADPGIDLQRVQTMMKEMGTTLSPGAQNLMELVQCQQKNKSDMLNGFIPLLMGGGALGCLSRGGVASNASGAESGPNPSSGLEQLLSTSNQMPGAMSALLSSETGTINPDLLPMLQSVCGQVTQLRLEEATSPERKKNGEREGHMCCVGFEKILETVVEKRMDEMERRLKEHLDLRLDALQQRLEITLQQALSHKQHQ
- the lg20h10orf88 gene encoding ATPase PAAT isoform X1, whose translation is MRMYSSKDSVISARSSWLCSSQKQLCDILITTQENSPNDDCSFDHDMCEAVSLERAEEDSPCVVTLLCSPSSSAVISSLQVVSEARTIEVYSLSGEYCGTCRGEEVQRSHNDGSEDKRHFYRNHLVLESPAASCEVKLLSLGGRSSVAITHVGVGLETLKDKQGGPSADPGIDLQRVQTMMKEMGTTLSPGAQNLMELVQCQQKNKSDMLNGFIPLLMGGGALGCLSRGGVASNASGAESGPNPSSGLEQLLSTSNQMPGAMSALLSSETGTINPDLLPMLQSVCGQVTQLRLEEATSPERKKNGEREGHMCCVGFEKILETVVEKRMDEMERRLKEHLDLRLDALQQRLEITLQQALSHKQHQ